From Alcaligenes faecalis, the proteins below share one genomic window:
- a CDS encoding DUF4136 domain-containing protein, which translates to MTLFSEGFSWRALRLMSLALAVLTTACAAPSWSAKLTRYQQWPTATSGDTYYIKSSPDKSNSLQYQSFADSVRASIGVTGLVQAPDLKAARFVVQMDYGNPQEQSWVPQFADSFYGPSAWGIGRGYYAPNDGWGGGFFYSPNVVNVPVTVYKNYLNVIITDNQNSGAEVYRATAVSYSHSDNLDQQMPFLSQAIFDGFPGNNGQVIDIRYPLARD; encoded by the coding sequence ATGACGTTATTTTCTGAAGGGTTTTCCTGGCGCGCCCTACGCCTGATGAGCCTGGCACTTGCGGTATTGACCACGGCTTGCGCTGCGCCTAGCTGGTCTGCCAAATTGACGCGTTATCAGCAATGGCCCACAGCCACCAGCGGTGATACGTATTACATCAAGTCCTCGCCAGACAAAAGTAATAGTCTGCAATATCAGTCTTTTGCTGATTCTGTGCGGGCCTCTATCGGGGTGACGGGGCTGGTGCAAGCGCCGGATCTGAAAGCGGCACGTTTTGTGGTGCAAATGGATTATGGCAATCCGCAGGAACAAAGCTGGGTGCCGCAATTTGCCGATAGTTTTTATGGTCCATCTGCTTGGGGAATTGGCCGCGGCTATTATGCGCCAAATGATGGTTGGGGCGGCGGTTTCTTTTATTCTCCGAATGTAGTGAATGTTCCTGTCACTGTGTATAAAAATTATCTAAATGTAATCATTACAGATAATCAAAACTCGGGCGCAGAAGTGTATCGTGCTACAGCCGTGTCTTATAGCCATTCCGACAACCTGGACCAGCAGATGCCATTTTTGTCCCAGGCCATATTTGATGGCTTCCCCGGTAATAATGGACAAGTGATTGATATCCGATATCCATTAGCTCGGGATTGA